In Podarcis raffonei isolate rPodRaf1 chromosome 8, rPodRaf1.pri, whole genome shotgun sequence, the genomic window GTGGAGCAGCCTTGATGATGGAGGTAGATGGTTTGTAATCTGCACCATGGAACACCTGCACACCCACTTCATTTGGGTCATGTTTGCTGTTGGGCAGAGAGCAAGTGTCCTCTCTTCTCATCCATTCActgccctgcctcctgtggcttTCATTTTTGGGCTCAAGACACTCTGTACATCGTTTCCCAACAAGGTAGAAGGCTTCCACAAGGCCGAGGAGGATGCAAACACAGGTAGTGATGACCATGAAAAGGGTGAAGATGTTCTTCTCTGTGGGCCTGGCTATGAAGCAGTCTACAACATTGGGACAAGGTTCGAGAGAGCATTTCACCACACTGGGGAGTGTGTAGTTTGGGTACACGTGGTAGAAGATGAAAAGGAATATAATGTCCACAGCAGACTTGAAGATGAGGCTGAAGAAATAGGTCCACCACAAGCCTCCACGCTTCTTGCCAGGAGGATAGCGCAGTGCATAGTCTGCTCCAACCTTCTTCCGATATTTCTCCAGTTTGGCTTCTCGGTAGGCAACATGCATGATTACCAGCAGGGAAGGACAGGTAACCAGAATGAGCTGTAGGGCCCAGAGACGGATGTGGGAGACTGGGAAGTAATGGTCATAACAGACGTTTGGGCAGCCTGGTTGCTCAGTATTGCAGTCAAAGTCCTTCTGGTCATCTCCCCAAACCTTCTCTGCTGCCACTATGTAGACTAGAAGCCGGAAGATGAAGACCACTGAGAGCCAAATACGTCCAAAGGCTGTGGAATATTTGTTTGCCCCACTCAGGAGCCCTTGAAAGACTCCCCAGTTCATGGCCTCTGGTTTCTACTTGAAATACCTGAAAAGAAATAAGATGATGGAGTTAGAAATGCTATATATGTCTATGTATGTCTAGCAAAGCAACCTCTAAATCAGGTGTGTGGAAcctgtgttgctgaactacaactcccataattcctggccattggccatggttgctggggctgatgggagctgtagcaacAGCtgaagggtcaaaggttccccacaccttttTGAAGTTGTCAACAACACCTTGCTGCTAGTCCTAAATCACATCAAAGAGATGGAAAGAACCAAAAAGAACTGCTTCCCTTAACTTTCAGTCTTGCCATTTCATGTACAAGCTCCATTGTCTTTCCGTATCCATTCTGCCATGCCTACCCGATTTGATCTCCCCTCCTGAAGGTTCATATCAGGTTACAGTAAAAGTCATAAttccatctatatctatatcatctatatcaggggtgtcaaactcaaattcatcgggggccgcatcagcagtttggtcaccctcaaagggccggttgtatctgtaggaatgcatgtaaagtggaggtttcctgtgtagaacggccggtgccgctagagggcagacgttctctggcttgtaggctgccgcgcatgcgctgaagaggcggctttcttgtgtccaaaaaaaaaaaaaaagcgagaataaaaggtgaaggccggcggcggctacacgggccacatgacgaggtctggcgggccagattcggcccgcgggccttgtgtttgacacccatgatctatatctatatctatatcatctatatcatctatagctatagctatatatCAACTATAATGGTGTGAATTTGCAATCAGGGACTTTGGACGTGCTGAATTATGATCCTCTCTTAAGTGGCGTACAGACCTTACAGCAACAGAATGAAGGGGAACATCAGTTTAAATTATAAAATCAGACTTCAGTTAAATGCCTGCTATGATAAAAAGCAGGATTTTTTGTCTCTCTTGTATCTGTCACCAGTTACCCTTGCTTGAAAAGTGTGTGTCCATGAGCTTCACCTAGTTGTTTCCCCCCCCAAGCTTTCTCAGAAAAACAAATAAGTCTGCATTGTGAACATTTTCCAGAAAAGTTCAGAAGAAATGAATGGTTTGTAAGGCAAGCTGAGGGAACTTGGCCCACCACTAATCACAGCATGTAGAACTTTCTGGGTTCAGCTGTGCCCCTCTCCTCAACACAAAGCACAATTGATTTAAGATCCAGGGCTAGAAAACACCTAtagcaatttatggacctaatagttttctctggtccatggggtcacaaagagtcggacacaactaaacgactaaacaacaacaatagttttCAAAATCCATTCATTCTACTACTCCCACACCATGTGCCTCTCACCCAGAGGATTGCATGTTTCAACCAATCTTGCTACATGTTCTTACAGGCCAGGAAATAAACCATATACAACCCACCCTGCCCTCATCTCCCTAAGAAGGAAGAAGTACTACTGGAAGGAAAGAGTCTCCAGGTTTTCTGCAATGTGTAacaggtgtatgtgtgtgatgaAGGTGCCTAACATTGATCATTGATGAGAATAATGGTGTTGCAAGTTCTCAAGAGTGTCTCCATTTTGTTCTGCTGTGAAACATTGGGTACTTGGCATCTCACAGGGCACCGATTTACATAGATGGTTTGCAATATATGGCGATTTACATAGTTTGATGCAAATATAGGAAGAAGTACAATTAAGCAGAAGTACAATATATTTTGCCAcatattatggtgctggaggatactcttgagagtcccatggactgcaagaatatcaaacatatccattgtgatggaaatcagccctgagtgctcactggaaggacagatcctgaacctgaggctccaatactttggccacctcgtgagaagagaagactccctggaaaagaccctgatgttgggaaagatggagagcacaaggagaaggggacgacagaggacgagatggttggacagtgttctcgaagctacgaacatgagtttgaccaaactgcgggaggcagtggaagacaggagtgcctggcgtgctctggtccatggggtcacgaagagtcggacacgactaaacaacaacaacaacaacaacaacaacaacaacaacaacaacaacaaaacaacaacaaaggaaggcTGTGACTAATATGTCTGCTCAGTTGACTGTCTGCCTCCTCACTATTGATGGGCAACTTGAAGACCTTTGTTTTCCCTTCTTAGGGTTTCGTTACTTGGACTTGGACTAGGTTGCCCTTCAAACTGGGGATGTCCTCTTAACAGAAGTGTTCTGGTACAGGGTAGTTATCTGGAAGAGAAGCCGGGGGCAGAGTCCATTGATTTTTGGTGAATCTGAGGTGGAACCCAACAGATTTTGGCAGAATGCCCAGGGAAGAGTTGTATCTGAGTCTTCTCTCTGAAATGCTAAGTCAACATGAATGTATGTGCCTATATGTAGTGGAGGAATACCACCATATGAGGTCTCACATCAACtgatacaaacaaaaaataagttTGCCACCAGCGGTGTGTTTCAGCTCTGTGTATATCTCAGTTAATGAGGCAGAGTTGGGGGATTTGGGGAATTATTTCATATTTCAATGTTGGACAAAATTAGGGACTCCCACTCTCTGGAGTATCTCTCTTGCTTCAGgtttcccctttattttctgAGAAACAAAGCCAAGCTGAACAATGAGAGCTTGAGAGGGCAGGACTggagaggtgtggggaatctttcaCTTTGACAGAAAGCTCTAGCTTTTAGTCACAGTGAATTATTTTCCTGGTAAACTCCAATCACAATAATTGGATGTGTGTTAAGTGAACATGAATTTTAGCTGTTAAAGTAGGGAAGATGCTGTGCAGGTAAACTACTCGGGTGGCCTGGTAAGTTACTGAGTCATTTCTCTCTCTAACAATTAAAATAACAGAACTCTATTTTATTCACAGTGAGAAA contains:
- the LOC128418833 gene encoding gap junction beta-5 protein-like, translating into MNWGVFQGLLSGANKYSTAFGRIWLSVVFIFRLLVYIVAAEKVWGDDQKDFDCNTEQPGCPNVCYDHYFPVSHIRLWALQLILVTCPSLLVIMHVAYREAKLEKYRKKVGADYALRYPPGKKRGGLWWTYFFSLIFKSAVDIIFLFIFYHVYPNYTLPSVVKCSLEPCPNVVDCFIARPTEKNIFTLFMVITTCVCILLGLVEAFYLVGKRCTECLEPKNESHRRQGSEWMRREDTCSLPNSKHDPNEVGVQVFHGADYKPSTSIIKAAPPSQRTLST